The following proteins are encoded in a genomic region of Candidatus Methylospira mobilis:
- a CDS encoding efflux RND transporter permease subunit, translating into MSSFFVNRPIVAIVISILLVLMGVVALIQLPVAQYPDIVPREIQVSATYTGADSLTLEQSVATPIEQQMVGVSHMNYMYSVNANNGDMTLTVNFDVDTDSNTDLMLTQMRETQVAAQLPTDVQNSGVTVQETASTPLIMFALYSPNGSYDSTFLANYAYINITDQMKRVPGIARTQVFGAGKYAMRIWVKPDQLAKLGITIPEITAAITAQNTVNPAGKVGGEPVPAGQEYTYAIRAQGRLLSEEEFGNIVLRANANGSLVRIKDVGRIELGAQTYDQIGSFNGKPAAMVALYQLPGSNAMNAADGAKKLMQELKQRFPSDLEYVVALDTTLAVSEGMKEVVKTLFEALTLVILVVFLFLQGWRATLIPLLAVPVSLVGTFVMFPLLGFSLNTLSLFGLVLAIGLVVDDAIVVVEAVEQHIEKGLPPKEATLKAMSEVSGPVIAIALVLVAVFLPTAFIPGITGQLYKQFSITVGVSVVISAFNALTLSPALAALLLRPRQRGNSPVQKFFDAFNRLFGRVTDGYVGFCGTLIRKSLIGMIFLVCAAALAGLLGSRSPSGFLPEEDQGYLFAVIQLPDASSLQRTGDAAREVEDILANTPGVESYSPVVGFNMLSQVTNTYSAFFFITLKDWGERTKPEEQYQAIVGHLNQELAKLRSAIGFAFSPPAIPGIGTSGGVTFLLEDRAGKDIEFLARNVQKFIDAAGKRPELASVSTTFLPIVPQYFIEVDRDKVLRQGVSLSDVYKTLQTFMGSGFVNYFNRFGRQWQLYVQAEGEYRTGTEQLSQFYVLNSDGKMVPLASLIKVKNVVGPEFTMRHNLFRSAQINALPGPGYSSTQAMAAMEQVFAETMSTEMGFDYMGMSYQEKKAQQGVSSTVIFGMSLLCVFLILAAQYESWSLPFGVLLSTPVAVFGAFAGLKAGGFEYNVYAQIALVMLIGLSAKNAILIVEFAKAGMEEGKTATDAALDAAKLRLRPILMTSFAAILGFVPLATASGAGSLARQVTGFVLIGGMLASSFIAICLVPVTFYVAENLIRRSAVTAPKTEENAHE; encoded by the coding sequence ATGTCCAGCTTTTTCGTCAACCGGCCGATAGTGGCCATAGTGATTTCCATTCTTCTGGTGCTGATGGGCGTGGTGGCGCTGATTCAATTGCCGGTCGCCCAGTATCCGGACATCGTTCCGCGGGAAATTCAGGTGTCCGCCACTTATACCGGCGCGGACTCCCTCACATTGGAGCAATCCGTAGCCACGCCGATCGAACAACAGATGGTCGGCGTTTCGCACATGAATTACATGTACTCCGTCAACGCCAACAACGGCGATATGACGCTGACCGTCAATTTCGACGTCGACACCGATTCCAATACCGATCTGATGCTGACGCAAATGCGTGAAACCCAGGTTGCGGCGCAACTACCCACGGACGTGCAAAACTCCGGCGTGACCGTGCAGGAAACTGCGTCCACGCCGTTGATCATGTTCGCGCTGTATTCGCCCAACGGCTCCTATGACAGCACTTTCCTGGCGAATTACGCCTATATTAATATTACCGACCAGATGAAACGCGTGCCGGGCATCGCCCGCACTCAGGTGTTCGGCGCCGGCAAATACGCGATGCGTATCTGGGTCAAGCCGGATCAACTGGCCAAACTCGGCATCACCATACCCGAGATCACCGCCGCCATCACCGCGCAGAATACCGTCAATCCCGCGGGCAAGGTCGGTGGAGAACCGGTGCCGGCCGGCCAGGAATACACTTACGCCATCCGCGCCCAGGGCCGGTTGCTGAGCGAGGAGGAGTTCGGCAACATCGTGTTGCGCGCCAATGCCAACGGGTCGCTGGTGCGCATAAAAGATGTCGGGCGCATTGAGCTCGGCGCTCAGACTTACGACCAGATCGGAAGCTTCAACGGCAAACCCGCCGCCATGGTCGCCCTGTACCAACTGCCCGGCTCCAATGCGATGAATGCCGCGGATGGCGCAAAAAAACTCATGCAGGAGCTGAAACAGCGTTTTCCGTCCGATCTGGAATACGTCGTGGCGCTGGACACCACGCTGGCGGTCAGCGAAGGCATGAAGGAAGTCGTCAAGACGCTGTTCGAAGCGCTGACATTGGTGATCCTGGTGGTATTCCTGTTCCTGCAGGGCTGGCGCGCCACTTTGATTCCGCTGCTGGCGGTTCCGGTTTCGCTGGTCGGCACCTTCGTGATGTTTCCACTGCTTGGTTTTTCGCTTAATACCCTGTCCCTGTTCGGCCTGGTGCTCGCCATCGGTCTGGTGGTGGACGACGCCATCGTGGTCGTGGAAGCGGTGGAGCAGCATATCGAGAAAGGATTGCCGCCGAAGGAGGCGACGCTGAAAGCCATGTCGGAAGTATCGGGGCCGGTTATCGCGATTGCGCTGGTGCTGGTGGCGGTTTTTCTGCCCACGGCGTTTATTCCCGGCATCACCGGGCAGCTCTACAAGCAGTTTTCGATTACCGTCGGCGTGTCGGTGGTTATTTCCGCTTTCAACGCGCTGACCTTGAGCCCGGCGCTCGCGGCGCTGCTGTTAAGACCCCGGCAGCGCGGAAACAGCCCTGTGCAGAAGTTCTTCGACGCTTTCAACCGCCTATTCGGCCGGGTTACCGACGGTTATGTCGGATTTTGCGGCACATTGATCCGGAAAAGCCTGATCGGCATGATTTTTCTGGTATGCGCTGCGGCGCTGGCGGGCCTGCTCGGGAGCCGTTCGCCCAGCGGATTTTTACCCGAGGAGGATCAGGGCTACCTATTCGCCGTCATACAGCTGCCCGATGCATCTTCCCTGCAGCGTACCGGCGATGCCGCCAGGGAAGTGGAAGACATACTGGCTAACACGCCGGGCGTCGAATCCTATTCCCCGGTCGTCGGTTTCAATATGTTGAGCCAGGTAACCAACACCTACAGCGCCTTTTTCTTCATTACCCTTAAGGATTGGGGGGAGCGCACCAAACCCGAAGAGCAGTATCAGGCCATCGTCGGGCATCTGAATCAGGAGCTGGCGAAACTCAGGTCAGCGATAGGTTTCGCTTTTTCGCCGCCGGCCATCCCGGGTATCGGAACTTCCGGCGGCGTGACTTTCCTGCTGGAAGATCGCGCCGGTAAAGACATTGAATTCCTTGCTCGGAACGTACAAAAATTTATAGACGCCGCCGGTAAGCGTCCGGAACTGGCAAGCGTCAGCACTACCTTTCTGCCGATTGTGCCGCAGTACTTCATCGAAGTTGACCGCGATAAGGTGCTTCGCCAAGGGGTAAGCCTGTCCGACGTGTACAAGACGCTGCAGACTTTCATGGGCAGCGGTTTCGTCAATTACTTCAACCGTTTCGGCCGGCAATGGCAGCTCTATGTGCAGGCCGAGGGGGAATACCGGACCGGCACCGAACAGCTCAGCCAGTTTTATGTCCTGAACTCCGACGGCAAAATGGTTCCGCTGGCTTCGTTGATCAAGGTGAAAAACGTCGTCGGACCGGAATTCACCATGCGCCACAACCTGTTCCGCAGCGCGCAGATCAATGCCCTTCCCGGCCCTGGTTACAGTTCCACCCAGGCCATGGCGGCCATGGAGCAGGTATTCGCCGAAACCATGTCGACCGAGATGGGCTTCGACTATATGGGTATGAGCTATCAGGAAAAAAAAGCTCAGCAAGGCGTTTCGTCAACGGTTATTTTCGGCATGTCGCTGCTGTGCGTGTTTCTGATTCTGGCCGCGCAATACGAAAGCTGGAGTCTGCCGTTCGGCGTGCTGCTGAGTACGCCGGTAGCGGTGTTCGGCGCTTTTGCAGGTCTGAAGGCCGGCGGGTTTGAATATAATGTTTATGCGCAGATAGCGCTGGTGATGTTGATCGGCCTGTCGGCCAAGAACGCCATCCTCATCGTTGAATTCGCCAAAGCCGGTATGGAAGAGGGAAAAACCGCGACGGACGCGGCGCTCGACGCCGCAAAACTGCGTCTGCGCCCGATACTGATGACCAGTTTTGCGGCGATACTCGGTTTCGTGCCGCTTGCTACGGCCAGCGGAGCCGGTTCGCTGGCGCGCCAGGTCACCGGCTTCGTATTGATAGGCGGCATGCTGGCGTCGTCGTTCATTGCCATTTGCCTGGTGCCGGTTACCTTCTATGTCGCCGAAAATCTGATACGCCGCAGCGCCGTAACGGCGCCGAAGACCGAAGAGAATGCACATGAGTAA
- a CDS encoding efflux transporter outer membrane subunit, which yields MSKSVFVAVLAGLLITGCAMVGPDYEQPKVAMPSKWRFSDSEARETVNTLWWKEFNDPMLDRLIERAVRNNLDLQKAIAAVEKFMGAYGSTRANLFPQIYGTASYSRLNNGMNQLGGNLPGGLSSSSGDINYARLGATMEWEIDLWGQLRRAREAARADLLAQEAYRRTVLLTVVSQVAITYVTLRELDCDLEITRNIMKTLESELRIARSRFREGYSSELEVNQVESEYIRRAAYIPQYEQSIAETEHALKILLGENPGPVPRGRTLDELHPLTVPAGLPSDVLARRPDILQAEQELVASNALIGVARGEYFPKILLTGDVGQTTSQLSMLFTPGANFWSAGSSLLLPILTAGKIAGHVQSAEAVQRSAVANYQLSILTAFKEFEDALVGHTKTREQRELQSARVKSAEKYFRLSKLQYDEGYTDYITVLDSLRQSFDAQIELANVKSSNIAAAIKLYRAMGGGWVAQAESNGHVPEPREAAMFP from the coding sequence ATGAGTAAAAGCGTATTCGTCGCAGTGCTGGCCGGATTACTGATTACCGGCTGCGCCATGGTCGGGCCGGATTACGAGCAGCCCAAGGTCGCCATGCCGTCCAAATGGCGCTTCAGCGACAGCGAAGCGCGGGAAACGGTCAATACGCTTTGGTGGAAGGAATTCAATGATCCGATGCTCGATCGCTTGATCGAACGCGCGGTCCGCAACAATCTCGATCTTCAGAAAGCCATCGCCGCTGTCGAGAAATTCATGGGCGCGTACGGCTCGACCCGCGCCAATCTGTTCCCGCAGATTTATGGAACGGCTAGTTATTCCCGCCTTAATAATGGCATGAACCAGCTTGGGGGGAATCTGCCGGGCGGCCTCTCGTCGAGTAGCGGCGACATCAATTATGCCCGCCTGGGAGCGACCATGGAGTGGGAAATCGACCTGTGGGGCCAGCTGCGCCGCGCCAGGGAGGCGGCCCGCGCCGACCTGCTCGCTCAGGAAGCCTACCGGCGGACTGTGCTGCTGACTGTCGTCAGTCAGGTCGCCATTACCTACGTGACGTTGCGGGAGCTGGATTGCGATCTGGAAATCACTCGAAACATCATGAAAACGCTGGAAAGCGAGCTGCGGATAGCGCGTTCCCGCTTCAGGGAAGGCTACAGTTCGGAATTGGAAGTGAACCAGGTCGAATCAGAATACATCCGGCGCGCCGCCTATATACCGCAGTACGAACAATCCATTGCTGAAACCGAGCATGCCCTGAAAATCCTGCTGGGAGAAAATCCCGGCCCGGTCCCTCGCGGACGCACGCTCGACGAGCTTCATCCGCTGACCGTGCCGGCCGGTCTGCCTTCCGATGTGCTGGCAAGACGGCCGGATATCCTGCAGGCCGAACAGGAACTGGTAGCTTCCAACGCCCTTATCGGCGTCGCTCGCGGCGAGTATTTTCCAAAGATTCTTCTGACCGGAGATGTGGGGCAAACGACGTCGCAACTGTCAATGCTTTTTACTCCCGGCGCGAACTTCTGGTCGGCGGGATCGAGCCTGCTGCTGCCTATATTAACAGCGGGCAAGATCGCCGGCCATGTGCAATCGGCGGAAGCCGTGCAGCGTAGCGCCGTGGCGAATTATCAGCTTTCGATTTTAACGGCTTTTAAGGAGTTCGAGGACGCGCTTGTCGGACATACCAAGACTCGGGAGCAACGCGAACTGCAGAGCGCTCGCGTCAAATCGGCGGAAAAGTATTTTCGCTTGTCGAAACTGCAATATGACGAAGGCTACACCGACTATATAACCGTGCTCGATTCGTTAAGGCAGTCGTTCGACGCCCAG